One window of Chamaesiphon minutus PCC 6605 genomic DNA carries:
- a CDS encoding ATP-binding protein, with product MIAISNKYISVDDVEPLSCNILIVDDSETDRATYRRYLESGNEIGYQICDCETGEDALDFCDRHCPDVILLDYLLPDTDGLQFLEELTERIGKLPPIVMLTGQGNEAIAVEAMKHGVRDYLVKGQLTPQRLVNSVTNALTAQKLQSQIDSQKRQSNLLASIMLKVGHSIDLAEILQAGVDGARELLECDRTMVYKLNPDLSGTIVSESVLPQWSPSLGQKIEENCFQGEHSHSISKYLNGHKVAISNIRAAELSPCYVEMLERFQVKAVLVVPILLREVSPASAPTVWGLLIAHHCKTAREWKADELNLLDEMSVQMEVAIQKAELVLDLQQTLAKQQAVDRQLRDRVIEIEQTNLRLSLATNLLEKRNQELDEFACIASHDLQAPLRGISNLADWLAKDLDDKLPVENQQQLNLIQSRVQQMNALINGLLLYARVGRENVDPTTVNISEILREVIETIDPPADFKVHFASHLPTLTTQALLLKQVFANLIGNAIKYHDRTDGTVEILVKDRDYFWQFTVVDDGPGIAPEHHKNIFGIFQTLMGRDSNKGSGIGLAIVQKIVESRGGSVWLESALGEGSAFSFTWPKIL from the coding sequence ATGATTGCCATTAGTAATAAATATATCAGTGTAGATGACGTAGAACCGTTAAGCTGCAACATTTTAATCGTAGACGATTCAGAAACCGATCGAGCGACCTATCGGCGGTACCTAGAGTCGGGAAATGAGATTGGGTATCAGATCTGTGATTGCGAGACGGGAGAGGATGCCCTGGACTTTTGCGATCGCCATTGCCCGGACGTCATCTTACTAGATTACTTACTTCCAGATACAGATGGGCTGCAATTTCTCGAGGAACTGACCGAGCGGATCGGTAAGCTACCGCCAATTGTGATGCTAACTGGTCAGGGAAATGAGGCGATAGCTGTAGAGGCGATGAAACACGGTGTCAGAGATTATCTCGTCAAAGGACAACTCACACCTCAGAGGTTAGTAAACTCAGTGACCAATGCCTTGACCGCACAAAAGCTCCAATCCCAGATCGACAGTCAAAAGCGACAGAGCAATTTACTCGCCAGTATCATGTTAAAAGTCGGTCACTCGATCGATTTAGCAGAGATTCTCCAAGCTGGAGTCGATGGCGCGCGCGAACTTTTAGAATGCGATCGGACGATGGTGTATAAATTGAATCCTGACCTGAGTGGCACGATCGTCTCAGAGTCGGTATTACCACAGTGGTCGCCATCGTTGGGACAGAAGATCGAGGAAAATTGCTTTCAGGGCGAGCATTCGCACTCGATCTCAAAATATTTAAACGGTCACAAAGTGGCGATCTCCAATATTCGGGCGGCGGAGCTATCCCCTTGCTATGTGGAAATGCTGGAGCGTTTTCAAGTTAAGGCTGTATTAGTAGTGCCGATCTTGTTACGAGAGGTGTCGCCAGCGAGCGCGCCGACCGTCTGGGGACTACTAATCGCCCATCACTGCAAGACTGCGCGAGAGTGGAAAGCCGACGAGCTGAATTTACTCGATGAAATGTCTGTACAAATGGAGGTCGCGATTCAAAAGGCAGAACTAGTCTTAGATCTCCAGCAGACATTAGCCAAACAACAAGCTGTCGATCGGCAATTACGCGATCGAGTTATCGAAATCGAGCAAACTAATTTGCGGTTATCTTTAGCAACTAACTTACTCGAAAAACGCAATCAAGAATTAGACGAATTTGCTTGTATCGCCTCCCACGATTTGCAAGCACCCTTACGCGGCATTTCCAATCTTGCCGATTGGCTCGCCAAAGATCTCGACGACAAACTCCCGGTTGAAAATCAACAGCAACTCAACCTAATTCAGTCCCGAGTCCAGCAAATGAATGCGTTGATTAATGGCCTACTTCTATATGCCCGTGTCGGTCGCGAAAATGTCGATCCCACGACTGTAAATATCAGTGAAATATTGAGAGAAGTCATCGAAACGATCGACCCGCCAGCCGATTTCAAGGTGCATTTTGCTAGCCACTTGCCCACTCTAACAACTCAAGCTTTACTACTCAAACAAGTTTTTGCTAATTTAATTGGTAATGCCATTAAATATCACGATCGCACTGATGGCACGGTAGAAATCTTAGTCAAAGATCGAGACTATTTCTGGCAATTTACAGTTGTCGATGATGGCCCAGGTATTGCCCCAGAGCATCACAAAAATATCTTTGGCATCTTCCAAACTTTAATGGGCAGAGATAGTAATAAAGGCTCAGGCATCGGTCTAGCGATCGTCCAAAAGATTGTCGAAAGTCGCGGTGGCTCAGTGTGGTTAGAATCAGCTTTAGGTGAGGGCAGTGCGTTCTCTTTTACTTGGCCAAAAATACTTTAA
- a CDS encoding ATP-binding protein, whose amino-acid sequence MTSSDLISQVNRSIAMLTDPKLASSELGLTNCDREPIHIPNAIQAHGVLLTFTQTDLKILQISQNCDVLLGRSAAAFLGQPLLVLMAPSQIAKIESCLNDDFENVNPLRLSLQVDGKSQGFEGILHRADGVIVLEIEQLAIAEDPAQADARTVNFFDFYKFVKAPMARIQNTQTLAELAQQTVTTIRTLTGFDRVMLYRFAEDGSGNVIAEAKADFLDSFLGLHYPASDIPRQAKELYRLNLLRIIPDASYTPSQLEPQLNPITGEPLDLSLSVLRSVSPMHTEYLANMGVQASMSISLLSAGGASPSDSRQLWGLIACHHDSPKQLSYETRTICEFLGQAISFEVGSKADAEDLDYKIQLQTAQARFINTIANCQSLGDGFAQNPDDLTALVGATGAVFCERSQVTAFGSTPPSASIADLITWIDTQIGEDAVFSTNTLVSEYPPMVPHKDVASGLLALRISRIQKTYLLWFRPEVLQTIDWGGQPNKPVEVEEDHTLRLTPRKSFDLWKETVQLKSLPWKPCEIEAALELRSRIIGIVLQKADELAVLNAELERSNIELDSFAYVASHDLKEPLRGIHNYSTFLIEDYGDKLGEDGTHKLATLMRLTQRMEDLIESLLHYSRCGRAELLFQSVNLAQVLDNVLDTIKIGHPSIAAEFELPRPLPVVKCDRTQLRELFTNLISNAIKYNDRDPKKIEIGYILPNESHDSVPADLDLDRSQTIFYVKDNGIGIRAKHLENIFKIFKRLHPANKYGGGTGAGLTIARKIVERHGGTLTVASTFGEGSTFYFTLGSRSRSVSLGGL is encoded by the coding sequence ATGACTTCTTCAGATCTCATCTCTCAAGTTAATCGATCGATCGCGATGCTGACAGATCCGAAACTCGCATCCTCAGAGTTAGGACTGACCAATTGCGATCGCGAACCGATACATATTCCCAATGCCATTCAAGCTCATGGCGTCTTATTGACATTTACTCAAACAGATCTGAAAATTTTGCAAATCAGTCAAAACTGTGATGTATTGCTCGGTCGATCTGCTGCTGCTTTTTTGGGACAACCGCTATTGGTATTGATGGCACCAAGCCAGATTGCCAAGATCGAAAGCTGTCTGAATGATGACTTTGAGAATGTCAATCCGCTACGACTATCGTTACAAGTAGATGGCAAATCGCAGGGATTTGAAGGGATCTTACATCGCGCCGATGGGGTAATTGTCCTAGAAATCGAGCAATTGGCGATCGCCGAAGATCCCGCACAGGCTGATGCTCGAACTGTGAACTTTTTTGACTTTTATAAATTTGTCAAAGCACCGATGGCGCGGATTCAGAATACCCAAACCCTCGCCGAACTCGCGCAGCAAACTGTCACCACCATTCGCACGCTGACTGGTTTCGATCGCGTCATGCTATATCGGTTTGCTGAAGATGGTTCGGGCAATGTAATTGCCGAAGCCAAAGCCGATTTCCTCGATTCTTTTTTGGGTTTGCATTACCCCGCTAGCGATATTCCCAGACAAGCCAAAGAACTCTATCGACTCAATTTGTTGCGGATTATTCCCGATGCCTCCTACACGCCATCACAACTAGAACCACAACTCAACCCAATTACGGGCGAACCGCTCGATCTGAGCCTGTCGGTGCTGCGGAGCGTATCGCCAATGCATACTGAATATCTCGCCAACATGGGCGTCCAGGCATCGATGTCGATCTCATTGTTGTCTGCTGGTGGAGCCTCCCCCTCTGACAGTCGGCAATTATGGGGATTGATTGCCTGTCATCATGACAGTCCCAAACAGCTCTCCTACGAGACGCGGACGATTTGTGAATTTCTCGGACAGGCGATCTCTTTTGAGGTTGGCTCTAAAGCCGATGCTGAAGATTTGGACTACAAAATACAACTTCAAACCGCTCAGGCACGATTTATCAATACGATCGCTAATTGTCAAAGTCTGGGCGATGGTTTTGCCCAAAATCCTGACGATCTGACTGCACTTGTGGGAGCCACTGGTGCTGTTTTTTGCGAACGCAGCCAGGTGACTGCTTTTGGGAGTACGCCACCCTCAGCATCGATCGCCGATTTAATCACTTGGATCGACACCCAGATCGGCGAAGATGCTGTGTTTAGCACCAATACTCTGGTGAGCGAATACCCCCCCATGGTACCTCATAAAGATGTCGCTAGCGGGCTATTAGCATTGCGGATATCGCGCATTCAGAAGACCTATCTCCTGTGGTTCCGCCCCGAAGTACTGCAAACCATCGACTGGGGTGGGCAACCAAATAAACCAGTAGAGGTTGAGGAAGACCACACGCTGCGGCTGACACCCCGCAAATCCTTCGATTTGTGGAAAGAGACGGTACAGCTCAAATCGCTACCCTGGAAGCCTTGCGAAATCGAAGCTGCACTAGAACTGCGGAGTCGAATTATCGGCATCGTCCTTCAAAAAGCTGACGAATTAGCCGTATTAAATGCCGAGCTAGAGCGCAGTAATATCGAGCTAGATTCATTTGCCTATGTTGCATCTCACGATCTTAAAGAACCACTGCGCGGCATTCACAACTATTCCACCTTCTTGATTGAAGATTATGGTGACAAGTTGGGCGAAGATGGCACCCACAAACTAGCAACGCTAATGCGGTTGACCCAACGGATGGAAGATCTGATCGAATCCTTGCTGCACTATTCGCGCTGCGGTCGAGCCGAACTGCTATTTCAGTCGGTGAATTTGGCACAAGTGCTCGATAACGTGCTAGATACGATTAAGATCGGTCACCCGTCGATCGCTGCTGAGTTTGAGCTCCCGCGACCGCTACCCGTCGTCAAATGCGATCGCACCCAGCTTAGGGAGCTATTTACCAACCTGATTAGTAATGCCATCAAGTATAACGATCGCGACCCCAAAAAGATCGAGATTGGCTATATCTTGCCAAATGAAAGTCACGACTCGGTACCCGCAGATCTCGATCTCGATCGATCTCAGACGATCTTTTATGTCAAAGATAATGGCATCGGCATTCGTGCCAAACATCTCGAAAATATCTTCAAAATCTTTAAGCGGCTCCACCCAGCAAATAAGTATGGGGGTGGAACTGGCGCAGGCTTGACGATCGCCCGCAAGATTGTCGAACGTCATGGCGGCACTCTAACTGTAGCATCTACTTTTGGCGAAGGCAGCACTTTTTACTTTACATTAGGGTCGCGATCGCGTAGCGTCTCCCTCGGAGGATTGTGA
- a CDS encoding catalase produces the protein MSEQHPVNEQSKDRSLENYRVEPGQKLTTDEGHPLSNTDDSLKAGGRGPTLLEDFHFQQKLSAFDRERIPERVVHARGAGAHGYFEPYESMAEFTKAKFLGDPAVKTPVFVRFSTVGGSRGSADAVRDVRGFSVKFYTEDGNYDIVGNNIPVFFIQDAIKFPDIIHAVKPEPDNEMPQASTAHPSFWDFISLVPESMHMIMWLLSDRTLPRNFSTMQGFGVHTFRWVNKEGKSRFVKYHWKPLAGVHSNVFDEAQKIAGKDPDFQRRTLWESIEKGNYPEYELGVQIVEEEDEHKFDFDILDSTKMIPEELVPVRPIGKMVLNRNPDNFFAETEQVAYQPSNVVPGIDFSDDPLLQGRLMSYHDTQLHRLGSPNFVHLPINRPVCPFSNNNQDGRMQMDIKTSRVNYSPNSLGGNLPAPVAPEDGGFVTYPERVEGHKIRERSPSFSDHFSQATLFWNSLSKGEKDRLVEASHFELGKVKNKEVQARMIERFNNVDHELAKRVAIGLGMPAPAAPATENHGRSSAALSQENTTKTAKGRHVAILAADGVDGAQLATLKHALSAMSISADIVSKMGGTIASADGNSSIEVDKTFLTTASVLYDAVYVPGGSQSIEALKAHGEALTFIHEAFKHFKPIAGSGEGVDLLMQADLKGIDAAQVNGKMSAQLGVIASRDVSEMGKFATAFIDAIKEHRFWTRPIPGTASVEAEAEKLMMQQMERASA, from the coding sequence ATGAGCGAGCAACATCCAGTTAACGAGCAAAGCAAAGATCGAAGCCTAGAAAACTATCGCGTAGAACCCGGTCAAAAACTAACTACCGATGAGGGTCATCCACTTAGCAACACAGATGATTCGCTCAAAGCTGGTGGGCGCGGGCCGACACTGCTCGAAGATTTTCACTTTCAACAAAAGTTGTCAGCATTCGATCGCGAGCGCATCCCCGAGCGGGTGGTTCACGCACGCGGTGCGGGCGCACACGGATACTTCGAGCCATATGAGTCGATGGCCGAATTTACCAAAGCCAAGTTTTTAGGAGACCCAGCCGTCAAAACGCCTGTATTCGTGCGGTTCTCGACCGTTGGCGGCTCGCGCGGTTCTGCGGATGCCGTCCGCGACGTGCGGGGGTTTTCGGTGAAGTTTTACACCGAAGATGGCAACTATGACATCGTCGGCAATAACATTCCGGTGTTCTTTATTCAGGATGCCATTAAGTTTCCCGATATCATCCATGCGGTGAAACCCGAACCCGATAATGAGATGCCCCAGGCATCAACCGCGCATCCAAGCTTCTGGGACTTTATTTCCTTAGTGCCAGAATCGATGCACATGATTATGTGGTTGCTATCCGATCGGACATTACCGCGTAATTTCAGCACCATGCAAGGCTTTGGAGTGCATACATTCCGCTGGGTCAACAAAGAAGGCAAGTCCCGCTTTGTGAAGTACCACTGGAAACCATTAGCGGGCGTACACTCCAACGTTTTTGATGAAGCCCAAAAGATTGCAGGTAAAGATCCCGATTTCCAACGCCGGACGTTATGGGAATCGATCGAAAAAGGTAACTATCCTGAGTACGAATTAGGCGTCCAGATTGTTGAAGAAGAAGACGAACACAAGTTTGACTTCGACATTTTGGATTCGACAAAAATGATTCCCGAAGAATTGGTGCCAGTTCGCCCGATCGGTAAAATGGTACTCAACCGTAACCCCGATAACTTCTTCGCCGAAACCGAACAAGTTGCTTACCAACCATCAAATGTGGTGCCAGGGATTGACTTTAGCGACGACCCACTGTTGCAGGGTCGTTTGATGTCCTACCACGACACGCAACTACATCGCTTGGGCAGTCCCAACTTCGTTCATTTGCCCATCAACCGTCCCGTTTGTCCGTTTAGTAACAACAATCAAGACGGACGGATGCAGATGGATATTAAAACCAGTCGGGTGAATTACTCGCCCAACTCGCTCGGCGGCAATCTCCCCGCGCCCGTTGCGCCCGAAGATGGTGGTTTTGTGACTTACCCAGAGCGCGTCGAAGGGCATAAGATTCGCGAACGCAGTCCGAGCTTCTCCGACCACTTCTCACAAGCGACTCTGTTCTGGAACAGTCTTTCTAAAGGCGAGAAAGATCGCCTCGTCGAAGCCAGTCACTTCGAGCTGGGTAAAGTCAAGAATAAAGAAGTCCAGGCGCGGATGATCGAGCGTTTCAACAACGTAGACCATGAGTTAGCCAAGCGCGTTGCCATCGGTTTGGGAATGCCCGCACCCGCCGCTCCCGCCACCGAAAACCACGGTCGCTCGTCGGCAGCCCTGAGCCAAGAAAACACCACCAAGACTGCTAAAGGTCGTCATGTCGCAATCTTAGCCGCCGATGGCGTAGATGGCGCACAGTTGGCAACGCTCAAGCACGCCTTAAGTGCGATGAGTATCTCCGCAGATATCGTATCGAAAATGGGTGGCACGATCGCCAGTGCTGACGGTAATTCGTCGATCGAAGTCGATAAGACGTTCTTAACGACAGCTTCGGTACTTTACGATGCAGTCTATGTGCCCGGTGGATCTCAGAGCATCGAGGCTTTAAAGGCTCACGGTGAGGCTTTAACTTTCATTCATGAGGCATTCAAGCATTTTAAACCGATCGCGGGTTCTGGTGAGGGTGTTGACTTACTGATGCAGGCAGATCTCAAAGGGATCGATGCGGCTCAGGTGAATGGTAAGATGAGCGCGCAGTTGGGTGTAATTGCCAGCCGCGATGTTTCGGAGATGGGTAAGTTTGCAACGGCGTTTATCGATGCGATTAAGGAACATCGGTTCTGGACGCGTCCGATCCCGGGGACTGCTTCGGTTGAAGCTGAGGCTGAAAAGTTGATGATGCAGCAGATGGAGCGCGCTTCGGCGTAG
- a CDS encoding tryptophan-rich sensory protein — MKLSNRNSDADLWRQLITAVAILGSIFVNTLSNIFPPGGANIGELANTIFADVRVTPANYAFSIWGMIYLGLVAFGIYQFQSTERYNPRLQRCGYLLAIACACQCVWIYLFLARQFPLSILAMLGILLSLIGMYDRLGIGRERVAKLEQWFLRIPISIYLSWISAATIVNIASTLYSINGNNWLLSPSIWTVIMMLISAAIAFVAFTQRQDTAYLLVTVWTLVGIGIRQISDPLIVLTGLILAIALIVVGWNSISKPFIQAR, encoded by the coding sequence ATGAAACTTTCTAACCGAAATTCAGATGCGGATTTATGGAGACAATTAATTACTGCTGTGGCAATTTTGGGTAGTATTTTTGTCAATACGCTCTCGAATATCTTTCCACCTGGTGGGGCAAATATTGGTGAGCTTGCTAATACCATATTTGCTGATGTGCGAGTGACACCTGCTAACTATGCTTTTAGTATCTGGGGGATGATTTATTTGGGACTGGTTGCATTTGGAATTTATCAATTTCAATCGACGGAGCGGTACAATCCGCGCTTGCAACGTTGCGGATATTTATTGGCGATCGCGTGTGCGTGTCAATGCGTGTGGATTTATTTATTTTTGGCACGTCAATTCCCTTTATCGATTTTAGCAATGCTGGGAATTTTGCTATCGCTAATTGGCATGTACGATCGGTTGGGAATCGGTCGCGAGCGAGTTGCCAAACTGGAGCAATGGTTTTTGCGAATTCCGATTAGTATTTATTTGAGTTGGATTTCGGCGGCGACGATTGTCAATATTGCCAGCACACTCTATAGCATTAATGGCAACAATTGGTTATTAAGTCCATCAATCTGGACGGTAATTATGATGTTAATTAGTGCTGCGATCGCGTTCGTTGCCTTTACTCAACGTCAAGATACTGCTTATTTATTGGTAACGGTTTGGACGCTAGTTGGGATTGGCATTCGGCAAATTAGCGATCCTTTAATCGTACTAACTGGTTTAATTCTCGCGATCGCGCTAATTGTGGTCGGTTGGAATTCTATCTCCAAGCCATTTATTCAGGCGCGTTAG
- a CDS encoding response regulator, with protein MKDQSHSPTLLIVEDSDEYFEVLSRIIMDISDRPLSIHRCIDGDDALDYLNHEGIYHTTGEHSNPDLVLLDLNLPGTDGREVLVTIDASKHLKTIPIVVLTTSSNPKDIQTCYESGVNSYLLKPMKIDELRYLIRVLLDYWFKVAILPTTSKVEGREY; from the coding sequence GTGAAAGACCAGTCTCACTCACCAACCTTACTCATTGTCGAAGATAGCGATGAATACTTTGAAGTATTGAGTCGGATTATTATGGATATCAGCGATCGGCCACTATCGATTCATCGCTGTATCGATGGCGATGACGCACTCGACTATCTCAATCATGAAGGAATTTATCATACTACTGGCGAGCATTCCAACCCCGATCTGGTTCTCTTAGATCTCAATTTACCAGGTACCGATGGCCGAGAAGTGCTGGTGACGATCGATGCTTCCAAGCATCTCAAAACCATCCCCATCGTCGTGCTCACCACCTCTTCAAATCCCAAGGATATTCAAACCTGCTACGAGTCTGGCGTCAACAGCTACCTACTCAAACCGATGAAAATCGACGAGTTACGCTATCTCATCCGAGTCCTCCTCGATTATTGGTTTAAAGTCGCAATCCTACCAACGACAAGTAAGGTAGAGGGTAGAGAGTATTGA
- a CDS encoding efflux RND transporter periplasmic adaptor subunit, with amino-acid sequence MVSGVPLRQILQAKSSQISERMYELNLVRVIKGTAVTLVAMALTSCNSAPKDGAEAQTRPRGAERNQAIAVDVAIAATAPLETVREYTGTTQPVREVAIRAQAEGQLQQLNVDVGDRVKQGQVLAQIDDAILSAQTAEAQAELASRRTEIVQLEAQVSDAKTQVAQNRYQLQQAQSDAARYASLAKSGAVSKQQAEQFRTQANTAAQVLQSAQAKVRAQQQAIIVARSRIAAQQAVVAQQQRRRGYAVVAAPISGAVLTRSTERGNLVQVGNELLRLGDFSQAKVNVQVSELDLAKVRLNGTANIKLDAFPKEQFRGTVTRISPAANPTSRLIPVEITIPNPTGKVGSGLLARATFTQTTLDRVVIPLSALQDDRANTKSPQPNPNSSQRAPTPSTPRTNGTLFVITRQGEQTKVTPRTVTLGQQIDGKVQILSGLNPGERFVSRASRPLKDGQPVRLSILSAK; translated from the coding sequence ATGGTTTCTGGTGTTCCCCTCCGGCAAATTTTACAAGCCAAATCATCACAAATATCCGAACGAATGTATGAGTTGAATTTAGTGCGGGTCATAAAGGGGACAGCGGTAACATTGGTGGCGATGGCTTTAACTAGCTGTAATTCTGCCCCCAAAGATGGTGCTGAGGCCCAGACTAGACCTCGTGGAGCCGAACGCAACCAGGCAATAGCGGTAGATGTGGCGATCGCCGCCACAGCCCCATTAGAAACGGTTCGCGAATACACGGGGACGACTCAACCCGTGCGAGAAGTAGCAATTCGCGCTCAAGCAGAAGGACAATTACAACAATTGAATGTCGATGTCGGCGATCGCGTCAAGCAGGGTCAGGTATTAGCCCAAATCGACGACGCAATTTTGAGCGCGCAGACAGCCGAAGCCCAAGCCGAATTAGCCTCTAGGCGCACCGAAATCGTCCAATTAGAAGCTCAAGTCAGCGATGCCAAAACCCAAGTCGCCCAAAATCGCTACCAACTCCAGCAAGCCCAATCCGACGCGGCGCGTTATGCTTCCCTAGCTAAGTCGGGCGCGGTTTCTAAACAACAAGCCGAACAATTTCGCACCCAAGCCAACACCGCCGCCCAAGTACTGCAATCGGCACAAGCCAAAGTCCGCGCCCAACAACAAGCGATTATCGTTGCCAGAAGTAGGATTGCCGCCCAGCAAGCAGTAGTTGCCCAGCAACAACGGCGGCGCGGGTATGCAGTAGTCGCCGCCCCAATTTCAGGTGCCGTCCTCACTCGCTCTACCGAACGCGGTAACCTCGTCCAAGTCGGCAACGAACTCCTGCGCTTGGGAGACTTCAGCCAAGCCAAAGTCAACGTCCAAGTCTCCGAACTCGACCTAGCCAAAGTCCGACTCAACGGCACCGCCAACATCAAACTCGACGCCTTTCCCAAAGAACAATTTAGAGGCACAGTCACCCGCATCTCCCCCGCCGCAAATCCCACATCCCGACTCATACCCGTCGAAATTACCATCCCCAATCCCACAGGCAAAGTCGGTAGCGGCTTACTCGCCCGTGCCACCTTCACCCAAACTACACTCGATCGCGTCGTCATCCCCCTCTCAGCCCTCCAAGACGATCGCGCCAATACCAAATCCCCACAACCCAATCCCAACTCCAGCCAACGCGCCCCCACCCCATCCACACCCCGCACCAATGGCACCTTATTCGTCATTACCCGCCAAGGCGAACAGACCAAAGTCACCCCCCGCACCGTCACCCTCGGCCAACAAATCGACGGCAAAGTCCAAATCCTCTCTGGTCTAAACCCCGGCGAACGCTTCGTCTCCCGCGCCAGCAGACCACTTAAAGACGGCCAACCAGTACGGCTGAGTATTTTGTCAGCGAAGTAG